The proteins below are encoded in one region of Polynucleobacter sp. AP-Nino-20-G2:
- a CDS encoding DUF5856 family protein: MEELVIRVFAARDVAHREHLRTQSYSQHMALNAFYDEIIDQIDEIVESYQGQFGLLGDYQIETSPVANITAWIQSEMDWIASNRDQLANGSASIGNLIDSLVAIYQRTIYKLTNLQ; encoded by the coding sequence ATGGAAGAGTTAGTTATACGCGTATTTGCTGCGCGTGATGTAGCGCATCGTGAGCATTTGCGTACGCAATCATATTCACAACATATGGCTTTAAATGCTTTTTATGATGAAATCATTGATCAAATCGATGAAATCGTAGAGAGCTATCAAGGTCAATTTGGATTATTGGGTGATTATCAAATTGAAACTTCTCCAGTAGCCAACATTACCGCCTGGATTCAATCAGAAATGGATTGGATTGCATCTAATCGAGATCAGCTAGCCAATGGTAGCGCATCGATTGGTAACTTGATTGATAGCTTAGTTGCCATTTACCAACGTACGATTTACAAACTTACCAATCTTCAATAA
- a CDS encoding HK97 family phage prohead protease translates to MNIHNIGFEIKDLKSNGTFSGYGSVYNVIDQGDDIVASGAFTDSLAELSAKGRMPAMLWQHNSADPCGVYTAMREDEIGLYVEGKLALKTQRGAEAYELMQMKAISGLSIGFMTREDSYDQKTGVRTIKKGDLWEVSLVTFPCNDSARINTVKNIEEVTDLKSAERYLRDSCGLSRSAAVAFMSRLNGLKQSDSAKDTEAKQLIDLLSDRYAILKA, encoded by the coding sequence ATGAATATTCATAACATCGGCTTTGAAATTAAAGACCTCAAGTCTAATGGCACATTTTCCGGCTATGGATCTGTTTATAACGTGATCGATCAAGGGGATGACATTGTTGCTTCAGGCGCGTTCACAGACTCGCTAGCAGAGTTATCGGCAAAAGGACGTATGCCCGCCATGTTATGGCAGCACAACTCTGCTGATCCGTGTGGCGTATATACCGCCATGCGCGAAGATGAGATTGGCTTATACGTTGAAGGTAAATTGGCATTAAAAACTCAGCGCGGCGCTGAAGCATATGAATTGATGCAAATGAAAGCCATATCGGGACTTTCGATTGGATTTATGACCCGTGAAGATTCATACGATCAAAAAACGGGGGTGCGCACCATTAAAAAAGGTGATTTGTGGGAAGTCTCTTTGGTTACTTTCCCTTGCAATGATTCAGCACGCATCAATACTGTCAAAAATATTGAAGAAGTTACCGATTTAAAGAGTGCGGAACGCTACCTGAGAGATTCTTGTGGCCTATCGCGCTCTGCAGCTGTGGCATTTATGTCACGTCTAAATGGTCTCAAGCAGAGTGATTCTGCAAAAGACACCGAAGCAAAACAGCTTATTGACTTGCTCTCAGATCGTTACGCGATTCTAAAAGCTTAA
- a CDS encoding phage portal protein, with product MGILQKITSAVRLKNASPDWGTLERYIAWAFGGGASASGIVVNPQTAMQASTVYACIQVLAQSIAMLPCTLYQQATDGSKKTAMNHDLYRILREQPNDWQTSIEFFEMLVASLCLRGNAYAYVNRTKSGRVVELLPLHPDMVRVSMGQGFRLEYQVTLPDGSFKSLVPGELFHVRGLTLNGWLGVSPIAYARESIGLALATEKFGGQLFRNGAKMGGVLEHPGKLSEESYNRLKNSFDEAYSGDNAHKTALLEEGMKFSKVSMTADDSQFLETRKYQRSEIASIFRVPPHMIGDLEKATFSNIEQQSLEFVTFTLMPWLTRFEKAICRDLLTPQERKEYSVKFNVGSLLRGDAKARSEYYHAGILDGWMTRNEARSAESELGNVLNPIEGLDIPLMPLNMTDGTDDPDRLLDATTGADPVKDLANADPSSSDGKESE from the coding sequence AAATAACTAGCGCTGTCCGGCTGAAAAATGCTAGCCCTGATTGGGGCACATTAGAGCGATATATTGCCTGGGCATTTGGTGGTGGCGCTTCAGCTTCCGGCATTGTGGTGAACCCACAAACTGCCATGCAGGCAAGTACTGTTTATGCGTGCATTCAGGTATTGGCGCAGTCTATTGCGATGTTGCCTTGTACTTTGTATCAGCAGGCTACTGATGGTTCTAAAAAGACCGCCATGAATCATGATTTATATCGCATCTTGCGAGAGCAGCCTAATGATTGGCAAACCAGCATTGAATTTTTTGAAATGTTGGTAGCAAGTTTATGTTTGCGAGGAAATGCATATGCCTATGTCAATCGCACTAAGTCTGGCCGTGTGGTGGAATTGTTGCCATTACACCCCGATATGGTCCGAGTCAGTATGGGCCAAGGATTTAGGCTTGAATATCAAGTCACATTGCCAGATGGCAGTTTTAAATCTTTGGTACCAGGAGAGTTATTTCATGTGCGCGGCTTAACCTTAAATGGCTGGCTTGGCGTATCTCCAATTGCTTATGCACGTGAATCAATTGGCTTGGCATTGGCTACTGAAAAATTTGGTGGTCAATTGTTTCGCAATGGCGCAAAAATGGGCGGTGTTTTAGAGCACCCAGGCAAACTATCTGAAGAGTCCTATAACCGCCTTAAAAATTCGTTTGATGAAGCATATTCGGGCGATAACGCTCATAAAACTGCCTTATTAGAAGAGGGCATGAAGTTTTCCAAAGTCAGTATGACTGCTGATGACAGTCAATTTTTGGAGACTCGAAAATATCAACGCTCAGAAATTGCTTCGATTTTTCGTGTGCCTCCACACATGATTGGTGATTTGGAAAAAGCCACTTTTAGCAATATCGAGCAACAAAGCTTGGAATTTGTCACTTTTACATTGATGCCATGGCTTACACGCTTTGAAAAAGCAATTTGTCGTGATTTGTTGACTCCCCAAGAACGCAAAGAATATTCAGTGAAATTTAACGTAGGATCTTTGCTTCGCGGAGATGCAAAAGCCCGTTCTGAGTATTACCATGCGGGTATTTTGGATGGCTGGATGACGCGCAATGAAGCGCGCAGCGCAGAATCTGAGCTTGGTAATGTCCTCAATCCAATTGAAGGATTGGACATTCCATTGATGCCACTCAATATGACTGATGGTACGGATGATCCCGATCGGTTGCTCGATGCCACCACTGGTGCCGATCCCGTAAAAGATCTGGCCAATGCAGATCCATCAAGTTCCGATGGAAAGGAAAGTGAATAA